Part of the Bacillus cereus group sp. RP43 genome is shown below.
TAGGTGTAAGTAAAGAGACGTTCATTGTTAGTAAGCTCCTTTTCTTTATGTTTTATTTCACAAAAAATTATGAGAAAAAATGAAAGCGTTTTCTGTTTTTCTCAACCTCAGTTCATGCAAACCACATTCTATTTTTAAATAAAATAGAATGTGGTTTGCAATTTAAAGTTTTTCTTATAAAATTAGGTTATTTTTAATTTATGTTAATATTAAAAATATTAACATAAATCGATTTGGATAGTAAGTGTATTTTAATAAAATGCTTTTATATCAATGAATAGATGCATGTGATAATTTTTATTTTATCTATCTATAATGAATGAAAGGGGGAAGTGCCCGTGAGCTTACATATTGATTTTATTATACGAATCGGTGTTGCCGGTTTATTAGGAGCAATAATTGGAATTGAAAGGGAAATTCGATCAAAAGAAGCTGGATTAAAAACACATTTCCTAGTAGCCGTAGGGAGTGCTTTAATAATGGTCGTTTCGAAATATGCCTTTTCAGATATTGTATTTAAAGATCATATGTCTCTTGACCCAAGTCGTATTGCAGCGCAAGTTGTTAGTGGGGTAGGCTTTTTAGGTGCAGGTACAATTATTATTCAAAAGCAGGCAGTGAAAGGATTAACGACAGCGGCTGGTTTATGGGCTACAGCGGGAATAGGATTAGCAATTGGGGCGGGAATGTATGTGGTAGGGATTGGAGCAATGATTCTCGTTTTGATTGGTTTAGAGATTGTAAGTCGTATTTTTAAGGTGCAATTTTTATTTCCGCAAAATATAACAGTGCAAATGTGTATGAATAAACACGCAGCTGTACAACAAATATTAGAAACGCTACGAGTGAAAGGTATTCCAATACTTTCATATGAAGTTGAAGCTTTACAGCAAGATACAGGGATAGTTTATAAGGTAGGGATACAGTTGAAAAATATATCGTCCGAAGAAAAGAATGCATTTATTCAACATATGCAAACATTACCGGAAGTTACGTTTATAAAGTTAAAATCATAGCGTTGAAATAGAGGATAGATGTAGCAGGAATTTCGCTATTATCTATCCTTTTTTTGACACAAATCGCATGAGGAGTCAAGCGTTAATTTTACTTTGCATGGATACATGTGTGAACGTTACCTTCTTTTTTCTCAATACAGAATAAATAGTCAGAATAGTAAAATAATGGAGCGGGACACTAAAAAAATGTAAGGTAGGGGAGAGCATGAAAGGCTATTCAAAAAAAGTTTTAGTAGGGGTAAGTTTTGCTAGTTTAATGTTAGGTAGTTTTCAAGGAAACATATTGGCGGAAGATACTAAGGGAGAACAAGTTTCTTATCGAAATGTGCTGAAAATGGAGCCGGTTGGTATACAATTGCCAGTGGAAGAATTAGCTCATTCATCGAAAGTACTCGAAAACAAATCTTTTGAGAAAAGGCTACAATTTGCTGATTTATCGCAAAGACCGCCTGAAGTAAAAAAGGAAAGTAAGCAATTAGCTGTAGCGAAAACTTATACAATTGCTGAATTAAATCAGTTAAGCAATCAGCAGTTAGTAGATTTACTTGTAACAATCGATTGGGAGCAAATTACGGGGCTATTTCAGTTTAATAAGGACAGCCTTGCATTCTATCAAAATGATAGTAGGGTGCAGGCGATTATTGATAAATTGAAGCAGCAAGGACAAGCTTATACGAAAGATGATTCAAAAGGAATTGAAACATTAGTAGAGGTATTGCGCTCTGGGTTTTATTTAGGGTTTTATAATGCAGAATTAAGTAAACTTAATGAGCGGAGCTATCATGACAAGTGCTTGCCGGCATTAAAAACGATTGCGAACAATCCAAATTTCAGCCTTGGTACATTGGAGCAAAATAGAGTTGTATCATCATATGGAAAATTAATAGGGAATGCTTCGAGTGATGTGGAAACGATAACATCAGCTGCAAAGATTTTTAAACAATATAATGATAACTTTTCTACATTAGTAGATAATCTTTCAGCTGGCAATGCGGTTTACGATATTATGCAAGGTGTGGATTATGATATTCAATCGTATTTGTACGATACGAGAAAAGCACCAAAAGATACAGTATGGTATCAGAAAATAGATAGTTATATTAATGAGTTAAGTAGATTTGCGTTAATGGGAACGATTACAGCGAAAAACGGCTGGCTTATTAATAATGGCATTTATTATACAGGTAGACTCGGTACATTCCATAGTACAGGGACGAAAGGATTGCAAGTTGTAACAGATGCGATGAAAATTTATCCGTATTTAGGGGAGCAATATTTCGTAGCAGCTGAGCAAATTACGACGAATTATGGCGGGAAAGATGCAAATGGTAACGTTGTTGATTTAGATCAAATACGAGAGGATGGTAAGAAAAAGTATTTGCCAAAAACGTATACATTTGATGATGGAGCAATTGTTTTAAAAGCTGGAGATAAAGTGACAGAAGAAAAAGTAAAACGGTTATATTGGGCGGCAAAAGAAGTGAAAGCTCAATTCCATCGTACTGTGGAAAGTGATCAGCCTTTAGAAAAAGGGAATCCTGATGATGTATTAACGATGGTTATTTACAATAGCCCAGCTGAATATCAATTTAACCGTCAATTGTACGGATATGAAACGAATAACGGCGGTCTTTATATAGAAGGAACAGGTACGTTCTTTACTTATGAACGTACACCGCAGGAAAGTATTTATAGTTTAGAAGAATTGTTCCGACATGAGTTCACGCATTACTTACAAGGTAGATATGAAGTGCCAGGACTTTGGGGACAAGGTAAGTTATATGAAAATGAGAGATTATCTTGGTTTGAAGAAGGAAATGCTGAGTTCTTTGCAGGGGCAACGAGAACGGATAATGTTGTACCGAGAAAGAGCATTATAGGAGGACTATCTTCAAATCCAGCAGAACGTTATACGGCAGAGCGAACGTTAAATGCAAAGTATGGAACGTGGGATTTCTATAATTATTCCTTCGCTTTACAATCATATATGTACAATAAGAGATATGATATGTTTGACAAAATTCATGATCTTATTAGGAAAAATGATGTGACAGCATATGATGCATACCGCTCTGCTTTAAGTAAAGATGCAAATTTAAATAAAGAGTATCAAGACTATATGCAAATGTTAGTAGATAATCGTGAGAAATATAATGTGCCACTTGTGTCAGATGATTATTTAGCAACTCATGCACCGAAACCAGTTTCGGATATTGCGGCAGAAATTACAGCGGAAGCGAAATTAAATAATGTATCAGTAAAGAAAAATAAATCACAGTTCTTTAATACATTTACACTGCAAGGAACTTATACAGGTACTACTGCAAAAGGAGAAAATGAAGACTGGAAAACAATTACGCAAAACGTTAATGATACGTTAAAACGTTTAAGTGCAAAAGAATGGACAGGCTATAAAACAGTAACAGCTTACTTTGTGAATTACCGTGTAAATGCATCAGGGCAATTTGAGTATGACGTTGTGTTCCATGGTATTAATACAGAAGAAGGTGCAGTGAATAAAGCGCCGGTTGCGGTTATTAATGGCCCGTATAGCGGAAATGTGAATGAAGCAATCTCGTTTAAAAGCGATGGATCAAAAGATGAAGATGGAAAAATTGCTTCTTATAAATGGGAGTTTGGCGATGGTACTGTAAGTAATGAACAAAATCCAACTCACGTGTATACAAAAGAAGGAACATATACGGCAAAATTAACAGTAACAGACGACAAAGGATTAACTAATACTGTTACAACGAATGTAACGGTTCAGAAGAAAGAAGATAATAGTGTAGAAAAAGAACCAAACAATTCATTCCAAACAGCAAATAAACTGCAGTTAAATCAATTGTTACGTGCAAGTTTAGGAAACGGTGATACAAGTGATTACTTTGAAATAAATGTAGAAACTGCAAAAAACCTTCAAATTAACGTAACGAAGGAAAATAATATTGGGGTAAACTGGGTTCTTTATTCAGCAGCAGATTTAAATAATTATGTTACGTATGCTCAGACGCAAGGAAATAAATTAGTGGGCAGCTACAATGCGCATCCAGGTAAGTATTATTTACATGTATATCAATATGGTGGGGGAACAGGGAATTATACGGTGGAAGTGAAATAGCAAAAAGGTCGCCATTCATGGCGACCTTTTTATTACGCGTTATACCCAAATAATTTTAAATCTTCTCCTGAGTCTGAAATTATTTTTTCAAATCGCAATCCTACTTTTTCTAACAAATTGCCTGAAGCAGCATTATCTATAGAAGTAATTGCTACAATTCGTTTCATACCTAGCTTATGTACACCGTATTCGATTACCGCAGAAGCTGATTCATAGCCGTACCCTTTCGAACGGAATTTTTCTAAAAAGGCAAAGCCGATATCAACATCTTCTAATGAATCTCTTTTAATAAGGCCGCACATGCCAAGTGGAGTGAGATCTTCTTTTCGTTCAACTAAGTAAAGACCAAAGCCCATTTTATTATACATATCGACGGGTCCGTTTAAGATGTAATTTTTTGCATCTTCTAAGTTTTTAACCCCTTTATCACCAATAAACTGAATCCATGCAGGATCGTTTACTAACTGGAGAATGAACGGAGCATCTTGTATATTGAACCAACGAAGAGTGATTCGTTCAGTTTCAAGAACTATCAATCTATTGCACCACCTTTAAAAGTTATAATAATCAGTATGGATTGTGTAACACAAAAGCGCAACATATTTTAATAGAGCCCTGCTTGTTCACACAAAGTTCGATTGTTTTGTATAAAAGGATATTTTATAATTAGGA
Proteins encoded:
- a CDS encoding MgtC/SapB family protein — its product is MSLHIDFIIRIGVAGLLGAIIGIEREIRSKEAGLKTHFLVAVGSALIMVVSKYAFSDIVFKDHMSLDPSRIAAQVVSGVGFLGAGTIIIQKQAVKGLTTAAGLWATAGIGLAIGAGMYVVGIGAMILVLIGLEIVSRIFKVQFLFPQNITVQMCMNKHAAVQQILETLRVKGIPILSYEVEALQQDTGIVYKVGIQLKNISSEEKNAFIQHMQTLPEVTFIKLKS
- a CDS encoding GNAT family N-acetyltransferase, which codes for MIVLETERITLRWFNIQDAPFILQLVNDPAWIQFIGDKGVKNLEDAKNYILNGPVDMYNKMGFGLYLVERKEDLTPLGMCGLIKRDSLEDVDIGFAFLEKFRSKGYGYESASAVIEYGVHKLGMKRIVAITSIDNAASGNLLEKVGLRFEKIISDSGEDLKLFGYNA
- the colA gene encoding collagenase ColA, with the protein product MKGYSKKVLVGVSFASLMLGSFQGNILAEDTKGEQVSYRNVLKMEPVGIQLPVEELAHSSKVLENKSFEKRLQFADLSQRPPEVKKESKQLAVAKTYTIAELNQLSNQQLVDLLVTIDWEQITGLFQFNKDSLAFYQNDSRVQAIIDKLKQQGQAYTKDDSKGIETLVEVLRSGFYLGFYNAELSKLNERSYHDKCLPALKTIANNPNFSLGTLEQNRVVSSYGKLIGNASSDVETITSAAKIFKQYNDNFSTLVDNLSAGNAVYDIMQGVDYDIQSYLYDTRKAPKDTVWYQKIDSYINELSRFALMGTITAKNGWLINNGIYYTGRLGTFHSTGTKGLQVVTDAMKIYPYLGEQYFVAAEQITTNYGGKDANGNVVDLDQIREDGKKKYLPKTYTFDDGAIVLKAGDKVTEEKVKRLYWAAKEVKAQFHRTVESDQPLEKGNPDDVLTMVIYNSPAEYQFNRQLYGYETNNGGLYIEGTGTFFTYERTPQESIYSLEELFRHEFTHYLQGRYEVPGLWGQGKLYENERLSWFEEGNAEFFAGATRTDNVVPRKSIIGGLSSNPAERYTAERTLNAKYGTWDFYNYSFALQSYMYNKRYDMFDKIHDLIRKNDVTAYDAYRSALSKDANLNKEYQDYMQMLVDNREKYNVPLVSDDYLATHAPKPVSDIAAEITAEAKLNNVSVKKNKSQFFNTFTLQGTYTGTTAKGENEDWKTITQNVNDTLKRLSAKEWTGYKTVTAYFVNYRVNASGQFEYDVVFHGINTEEGAVNKAPVAVINGPYSGNVNEAISFKSDGSKDEDGKIASYKWEFGDGTVSNEQNPTHVYTKEGTYTAKLTVTDDKGLTNTVTTNVTVQKKEDNSVEKEPNNSFQTANKLQLNQLLRASLGNGDTSDYFEINVETAKNLQINVTKENNIGVNWVLYSAADLNNYVTYAQTQGNKLVGSYNAHPGKYYLHVYQYGGGTGNYTVEVK